ACGCTGCGCTGAATATCCTTAAGGAAGGGGTAGCTTCCTTTGCGTTAGGAGAAGTCAGTCCTATTGTTTTGTTTAACAAAATCGTAGGCATCTCCGTTGAAGCGAGTAGTCCGCTTCTGAAAACCACAAACGCTTCTGCTTAACTGTTGCAGAGGTTTCCCCGTCCTTTAGGGCGGGGTCTATCACCACAAACATCCGGATGTGATGGATGCGTTATCAGAGTTGCCACAGATCGAGTCCGTTTGGCTACCGACCCGCCTAAAGACAGGGGTTTCTACGCCGAAAATACCGGATAAAACGAGTTCATGCCCTTAGACGTTGAACGTTATCACTTGCCCGCCGCAAATCTGAGGCAAGTTTTTCAAGTTGAGAGGCAATTTCTTGGAGGTTAACGTCTACGCCTTGGCGGACGAGTTGATAACAGAGATCTTCCCATTTTTGGTATTGTGTCCAGGCTATCTTACAGATATCAATCCAAACATCGGATTCAAGAGGGATTGATAAGGGTTGAATTTCATCAAAACGTATACCTACTGAAACATTGAGAGAATCTTTCAGGGACTTATCCTCGTTAAGCACAAGATTAACAACCTTCCCGCATTCCTTTGCTGTTAGGGGTCTTGCCTCTATTATGGCGATAGCCAATAGCCATTGGTCTTCTTCTCGCTTCAGCCGAGCGATTTGATAGCCTTGTCCAATTTTGATATCCCCTTCATCTATTTTCCAGCGGATGCCTTTAGGGAGTTTGGAGATGCGATGCCGCATAATCCAGAACTTATCGGATTTACCTATTTTCCGTGTAATGGCTTGATAGGACCCGAACTCCTGATATAAAACATCCACTGCCTCTGCGATTTCAGAGGGTTTACTTTGCGCATGTGCAGCTATAATCTTTCTTGCGGTTTTTACATTCATGAATTGATCGGGCTGGATCCCCGTTCTTCAGGTTGGGGTGGAAAGCCCGCCCTCGTGTGTTAGACCATCTGACCAATGGTTAAAGATACTCTATGCGAAACAACAGATATCAGGTACGTAACCATATGCAGAATAGGAACTTTTGTTCAATGGTATCGTAGGAGGTGGTGAATCCATTGATACAACCACCTCCACAACGTCCTACGAAAACTAATGCTTACCCAACTTTAGCTGCCGAGGAAGTCAAGGCATAAGTCAACGAATTTGTATCATATCCTTGGTTAGCCCTATGAAAACAACAGGTGCCAATAAAGCAACCGTCTCAATCGGCTTTTCGTCTTTGGAGAGTTGTATCTCCAACCACATTTCATCCCCTTTGGCAGCAAGTGATACCAATAAACTTTCTATCTTTTTTCTCAGCGTAAGAGCATCTTTGGACAACCACGAGATTTCACCTGTGGAGTCAGCATAAGATAGAAATTCATGCAAGTTAAATTGAATCAAGCCAGCAGGATGTATCGCGGTTGCTTCCTCCAAGGATGGGCTGTTTTTTGATGCCAATACATTACCGATGATGCTTTGAAAATGTTGTTCTGATAATGCCGCAACAAATAAATCGTTCACAGTCCCGTAGTAGAGTTTGCCCGGTATTGTCACAATGTTGAAGGTCATGCCTTTATACGCATATTCTTCCACGGGGTCGGTGGTCATCTTGTCAACGATGCTGTCAAAAAATGCCTGCCATTTCAATGGGGAATCCGGATTGAAGATAAACCCTAAATTTATCGCTCCAAACTCCAACTCAATAGACTTAACAACTTCATCTGTCGATTCAGTCCGAAAGTTCAGACCGCTCTCGTTGAAAGTGTGGAAGGTCGAGGCATCAACAGATAGTGTAATATCTCCCGTTAAGGCACTCGCTATATCAGTTTTATCCGAAATTAAAAAACCATAGGGACTGTCATTTGTATGAGACTCTGATGCTAATTTTGAGAGGATAAGCATCTGCAAGAGTGTATGTGCACTTGACGGAGCCACCGCAAGGGAGAATCCCTCTTGACCCGACAATCCCTGCATTGATCGTATTTCTGTTTTTTCTTCTAACCGTGAAATGAAAGCTTTGTTCCGACCTTCCTTCAGCTGGGTATATATCTTTTGGCTCCCACCTTTATGTAAAAGATCCCAACTGTACACCAAGGTCTGAACTGATGCCAGTTCATTGCCAATGGCAGGAGGAAACAACATTTTGGTGAAGGGTAACGCCATCTCCATATTCACGAACCCAAATATCTCGCTTCCGCCGAATTGATCCATTGCTGAACGGTAGGTCGTGTTTCCAGCAATGGATGTATTTTCTGTCATATAGACATCAACCATCTTCTTGAAACTTCCATCCATGATGCCGATGAGAAAGAGGTCTTTATTCAGGTTTCCGTAGGTGAAAGCACCCTCGTTAGCATGCAATTTATAATACTTGATGCCCCGATAGCTACCTTCCGTCAGGGACACTTCATTGCCATCCACGCCATCTGTGCTTTTAACGAGTCTGACGAAAATGTCTTCTGCCGCTTGATGTTTGCCGCTATTCTTAATCACGACACCTACCATGGGTCCGCCAGCACCCAGCGAAACCATTACACCAACTTCGTCCGCTAAAAACGTGTCAATAACTGTTTGAAAATCTGTTCCCAAGAACATCGGCATCATGTTTATGAATTGCTCTACCGATGCCCATTGTGGTAAGCCAGTAATCAGTGCCACAGCTTCTTTCCAATTTTCGGAATTCTTAACCGCTTCACGACAGGCTTGTAAGTTTTGCAACTTTAAATACACGAGCGCGTCTCCCGGGATAACCTGTTCCACGCTTGTACTGTCGATCACAGCTACCCCCAGAGAACCCATAAAAACCGTAAAACAAATCACTGATATTCCAAAGACCAATGAAGTGTAAATACCTCGCCTAAACATTTTAGACTCCTTCGGTGTGAAGATACACCTTGTAATTGTTGGAACAACTCTTAGAACGCTTTCTACCATAATCGAGTCTTTACCGACAGATGTACGCAGAAAACGGGTTAATCAATTGTGGATGTGGCACCCCAAATCAGATTGGGATGTCTTGCAGCTCACACTGCCGTCCGTAAAAATACTAAAAACGCCATTGAAAGAAATATACCGAATAGTAAAAGAAGTAGCACTATGTCGGTCATCGCTGTGTTCAAGGTGTCCTGAAAACGAATCGAATCCTCAAAAATCGGGAGCATACTCGGAGATACAGGTTTCTTCGACATCCCCTCACGCGTACCGATCAAGTGAAGACTTTCAGAATCCGATCTATCGGTTTCTACAATGAATTGTCGAAATACTTTCGCATAACGATTCACATGTTCCAAAAATTGCAGATGTCGGTTTAATCCAGTGCCTGCCATCGATTCAAGCGCGTATTGGACAATTGACGCGGGTGAGCACCTTGTTAAGATTCTCGCACGCTGTACCTGCGTTATTTGTGCCGTCAAATGCTCCCGGCTCAGGCGTTCCCGAATCTCTACATCTTTCTGAACATACTTGGATATAAGATATAGTTCCTCGTCATCGACTTCAGCATTGACTGTATCGTACGCAGACATTGCTAATTCTTGAGCCTTTTCAGGCGACGTCTTGGCAAGTTCCATCAACCGATTAAAAAAATTGCTCTCTTCTAAACGTTTCTCTTTAATAGCAGCTAATCGGTTCCGGAAATCTGTATCAATTTGTTCGACCGATGCTTGCACCCTCGCCTCATATTGCTGTGCCGTTTCAACCGGATCCATCCATTTTGTAGAAAGGCTGCCAAGGGTTGATGGCATAAAAGCCACCACGACCATCCAGATCAACAACAACATGACCAAACTCACACCGCTATCTTGACTCCTCGCTGATACCAGCAGTCCTATCGCTATGAAAATCCCTGCATAGCAAAACGCTATCAACATCACAAGACCTAAACGTCCCCAGTCGGCTGCCCCCAGTTGGGTCCAACTATCGCCGGAAATTATCGCTAAATTAATTAAAACAGCGAAGATGAAAGGGATAGCAGTGGCTATAAAAGCCGCCAAAAATTTACCTAATAAGAGGCACGGGCGAGAAATCGAGTTCGCTAAACACAAACGCAGCGTCCCGCGTTCGCGCTCCCCAGCGAGTGAATCAAATGTGAATAAAAGTGGAATAAACGACAGCAGATATGTGACTATAAATGCCCAATCTATCTTTGGAGCCTTCGGCCGAAGATCGGCTGAACTTCGACGCAAGGGGGCGTAACTCAGCCACCAGTTATTGTGCAGTTCGACACCGAGCACATTTTTCACCCACGTCTGCTTTTCGACTATTTCATCCGGCAGAAAACTGGCACCCCCATCGGCGATGAAATTCAGGGATGAAGGTCGTTTATACAGTGGGACAGGTCCCTTTTGCGCCAGACGGTATAAGGTCTCTCGTGATTTCAAATCAGCCACTGAGTTAGTAACCTTTTCGGTGTAATCTCGCACCCGTTCCGAATGCGACCCCAAATGCACAACGGCATTCGTAACCATTAATGCTGAGAGCACTAAAACCGTTAACGCAAAACGTAGGCTGCTGATATGATCAATGAATTCTCGTTTGATTACCTCAAATATCATAGGATAGTATCTCCACGCTCTATCGCCCAGATCTCTGTCTTTTATTAAACCTCAATTTTCAGAAACCACAAAAAAGCACCCATGAACAGAACAACATTTATTAACACCAGTACACACGTGCCGGGCAACGCACGGGTCACGTTTTCTAAAGCAGGAACCCGCTGAAATTTAAATCGTGGCAAATCCCACCAATCTGCTGTCTGCCGATCCGCGGCAAACCATTCACGACTCCCAAACGCATTTTTATCATAAAAATAGTCGAGTGTCGAACGCCGATACCCCCGAGCGGCTTCTATAAAATCGAGCATACCCTTCAAATCCGTGCCAGCCCAAGCAGACGTCGTGAACCTGTACAGGCTTGCTGGGCTTAACTTCATCAACCGTTCGTCCCAGATCGCTTGTTTAATATCTCCTGCTGCCAAACGTTGTTCTCTGACCACGCCCGACTTCTCTGCCAAACGTACTTGCAACGTCCCTATAACCTTATTAAAATTTTGAACATGAGGAACAAGATGCTCCGATTCCTCTCTCAATTTGCAATTCGTCTGATGACGACCTCCGGCACTGGAAACCTCGGACTCAGAAAGATTCAAATTAAACGTCGGCGGTTGCCCGCGCAGGGGACTGTTTGCTAAAAACTGGCGCTCAGTTCTGTCAACTTCTTCCCAAATCTGATTCAGTTGTTGATTGACCGATAACTTTTCTGAACGCATATCACCAACAGGGTCGATAGCAAATCGACTCCAGTTCGGATAAATCAGCACCAAGAACACCCACAAAAACATACAGAACATCAGTGAAGTTGAGGAACGCCGATTTAGCGTTGATATCAACAAACCCATCAGGTAGAAAGCAGATAAATAAATCACAGTCGTCAACACAATCCCACCAATCCGCAAAAAGTCATCACCAGACAATTCAATCGAACCCGACATAGATAAAAGCAGTAAAACCATCAATAGGCTTATCAACACTGGGAGCATTAGACTCCCTAACGCTCCCACATATTTCGCAAGTAATATACTACCGCGTCCTACCGGGTGCGAGATTACCAGTCGTAAGGTCCCTTTCTCTAAATCTCCAGCAATTGCATCATACGCAAACAGCAGGGCAAGCAAACTCAACATCACTTGAAAGATATAAATTAAATCGATACTCGCAAAAAGTTGAAGATACGGATTATCAAGACTCTCGGACGTATAATCCGATATCATCGGGACACTCCCATGATAGATTTCTAACGTCCCACCGAGTTGCTTATCCAAACCTTCACTGAAAAGACTCATAGGGTTCGGCGGACGCTCAATAAACAGAGACAGAGAGGAATACGTCTCTGATTCACTGATTTTCTGGTCATGAACCCGCTGTTGACGATTATAATCCGCGATGCGGTGCTTGTGCACATCTATCAGCACAACCGTATTTGTAACTATAAGCAACTGTGTTATAATGACAGCCGCAAGAAAGCGAGCACTCATTAGATGCGTAAGTAACTCTTGCCGGATTAGTGTTCTTAACATAATATCTTCCTATCAATGCATGCACATGCTTTAATACAGCTTTAGGGCTGGATACAAAATTAATCTGCCTTTATCCGTTGTGACACGAATATTGCCTTCATGTGCAATCTCATCAAGTGACACCGCAACTTGACCCACGATCCCGGGTTTTACCTTGAAACTCCCTTTTTCCCAAGTAAATCGAATCTCATTAGATACCGGTTGTTTGTCGCGCTGCCGTCGTACGCTGAATCCCAAGAAGTCTTCAGGACGAAACAACTTCGAATGCCTATAATGATACAAAGATTCTCTAACATCCAACCGATCACCACTCACCGCAAGAAGGCTTTCCTGTTTTAAGCCATCCCCGCCGATACTGCCATCGTGACAATTGGAACACTCAGATTTTGAATGCTTGACCTGTATTTCCGCTTTTTTCTCATCCCGCATGCGCATCATGTCTCTGAGCATCTCTGGAATCTCGAAAGGATACCCATCTCGCGTTTCAACCAACTCAAAAACTTCATCCTGCCACCGAGCACGGACAATCCCAAGCGGCGCGACCAAAGCATTCGACCAAAGTTCCAAGAGTGGTGCTTTGTGACCATCCGGGGAACCTAAACGAGCGAAATAGTGCTGACACTTGAAAGTCCCAATCGCTGTCTCAACATCTTCCTCTCCGATATATTCAAGATATACAGGATACGGCACAGCGCCCCGCGGGTGAGTATAAAAGGGGATCGCACCCTCGGTAAAAAGAACTTCTGCTTTGCTACCTCCAGGGCGGATAGACCGCGTATTTAATAGCCTCCAAACTTCTACATCCGTTCTATTTATGTCTATAATCCCTGATGTCCTCAGCCACTTCTCATGACTGGACTCATCCACAGCGGCAGCGACGTGAAAGGTGATCTCTCTGGAATACATATTTGATTCCAGACGATACTTCGAATAATCCCCTACTTCCCACGTGTCTACACCGAGCTGCGCTGGGGCAATAAAGAGGTGTCTCAGGCTTAGTGGCGTATTACCAACGATGGACTGGAATGCGGTAGCATCACTTTCCTTCTTCCGAAAACCTAAGAATATCCAAAACGTCAGGAGAGCCGTAAGACAGATAATAGTGAGTGTTAATAGACGATTCTTCATTTTTTATTCGGTTTCACTTCCTTTCATGTGTTAAGATGCTAAGAGGCTCTTATCACACCTCTGGGCTAAACGTAACAAAGCCACTTTCATGTACCTGACACACGCCACTCATAGAGACGCTACCCCGACCGGAATGTTGTTGCACGACAACTCTATATGTTCCCGGCGGTGGGGCATTCAGATCGAGTTCTATAGCATTCGATGTTTTCGTCAGCAAATGACTATTACGATACACCGCTCTGCTGATAAAGAACGGTTCGCTCCCTTCTGATTCTCCATACCACATCACATCATATTCAACGCGGCACATCCAAGGGGTTGTCAGCTTACATTCATTTTCTGCTATATCATAATACAGAGATAGAGAAACGTGGGCCGGAGACTGCTTACTTTCATGAAACTTCAGACTCGCAACCGAGGGTAGGGACGCATCAAAAGCAACAGAATTAGAGTCCACTTTGTAGAGTCGGTTTTTATCGGTAACCGCAACCGAGACTAATCCCTTCCCCTCTAATGTTTGTAATTTCTTTTTTTCCGCCCCATTGAGTGCCGCTTCGCGCGTCAAAACGTATTCGATGCCAAAGGCTCTGAGTGCGGACAGTAACGTTTCGGGTTCCGAATGCGCTATCACCTGATCCAATCCCATATTCGCACGCGGCGAGAATCCAGAGTAACCATTAACGATCGGGCGCCAATGGAAGGTGCTGTAATAAAGAAAGCGTGATTCCGTTTCTAAGCTTATCTCTGAACCTCCCCTTGACAGCGGGAGTTCCAACAAGGTAGCGTCTCTCGGAAGCGCTTTGATCTCTTGGTAGATCTCTGGAAGTTCCCTAACACTTCCAGGCACCCTAACGAGTCGTGCTGGAAGTGGCCACAGTTCAACGACAACCGCAAGTAAAATTAATGGAATGAGTACCCGCCCCCATCGATCCCTCATACGTTCAGAGATCCATAACACACTCCAACCGCTCAGGACAGCAAGAAAGAGAACCGAGAAAATATAGAACCTATACGGAGAACGGATTGAAGTGAAACCTGGCACAAATTGATAAAGCAGATTATACGGTGAAATCCAGACAAGAAATCGGTAGATGCCTAATCCTATCGCATCAGACGGGATTAACGCCATACCGTATGACAACCAGAATGCAAAACCTGCCATCGCTATGTAAAAAACGCCATACCGTCTCGGAAATCCAAACCTATCCTGTAAGGCACCTGAATTCGGCTCACGAGTGCCCAATAAACCGCCTGATTTCTCAGATGACCTTAACCTGAAGATGGCAATCGAACCAATAACCGATAAACATATCAGCAAAATACCCAAGAATGTACCCCGATCCGGGCTACTCACATCCAGGAACTTCTCGTAAAGCCAACTATTTTGGGGGAACTTCAGGTAATTCCCAAGCACGGCTGACAAATTCTCAACGATGAATTTTGGGCGTGACAATGACATTGCTGTCTTCGCAGATTGCATGCCCAGAATCAACGGCACCAAACCAATGATCGTTATCCCTGCGGTCCCTATACTAACCATCAGCGCTCTCTTTTCAAGCAACTTGCGATACCCAAATCTCAAGACAAAACAGAGAATAAAAACACTCAGAAACAGACCATAGTAGCCACACGTATACCACGCCCCCAGAAAACCCACGCAGAAAATTAGCGCATCCCTCCACTTGTTGCTATCAACGAATCGATGCAACCCCAAAAATGATAGGGGCGCAAAAAGCGTGGCTAACAGTTGCAGAACGCCCATTTCCAAGAAAATGTAGAAGTGAAATCCATAGAGAACC
The window above is part of the Candidatus Poribacteria bacterium genome. Proteins encoded here:
- a CDS encoding transposase, which produces AALNILKEGVASFALGEVSPIVLFNKIVGISVEASSPLLKTTNASA
- a CDS encoding ABC transporter permease subunit; this encodes MIFEVIKREFIDHISSLRFALTVLVLSALMVTNAVVHLGSHSERVRDYTEKVTNSVADLKSRETLYRLAQKGPVPLYKRPSSLNFIADGGASFLPDEIVEKQTWVKNVLGVELHNNWWLSYAPLRRSSADLRPKAPKIDWAFIVTYLLSFIPLLFTFDSLAGERERGTLRLCLANSISRPCLLLGKFLAAFIATAIPFIFAVLINLAIISGDSWTQLGAADWGRLGLVMLIAFCYAGIFIAIGLLVSARSQDSGVSLVMLLLIWMVVVAFMPSTLGSLSTKWMDPVETAQQYEARVQASVEQIDTDFRNRLAAIKEKRLEESNFFNRLMELAKTSPEKAQELAMSAYDTVNAEVDDEELYLISKYVQKDVEIRERLSREHLTAQITQVQRARILTRCSPASIVQYALESMAGTGLNRHLQFLEHVNRYAKVFRQFIVETDRSDSESLHLIGTREGMSKKPVSPSMLPIFEDSIRFQDTLNTAMTDIVLLLLLFGIFLSMAFLVFLRTAV
- a CDS encoding ABC transporter permease subunit; the encoded protein is MLRTLIRQELLTHLMSARFLAAVIITQLLIVTNTVVLIDVHKHRIADYNRQQRVHDQKISESETYSSLSLFIERPPNPMSLFSEGLDKQLGGTLEIYHGSVPMISDYTSESLDNPYLQLFASIDLIYIFQVMLSLLALLFAYDAIAGDLEKGTLRLVISHPVGRGSILLAKYVGALGSLMLPVLISLLMVLLLLSMSGSIELSGDDFLRIGGIVLTTVIYLSAFYLMGLLISTLNRRSSTSLMFCMFLWVFLVLIYPNWSRFAIDPVGDMRSEKLSVNQQLNQIWEEVDRTERQFLANSPLRGQPPTFNLNLSESEVSSAGGRHQTNCKLREESEHLVPHVQNFNKVIGTLQVRLAEKSGVVREQRLAAGDIKQAIWDERLMKLSPASLYRFTTSAWAGTDLKGMLDFIEAARGYRRSTLDYFYDKNAFGSREWFAADRQTADWWDLPRFKFQRVPALENVTRALPGTCVLVLINVVLFMGAFLWFLKIEV